In Arthrobacter sp. B3I9, the following are encoded in one genomic region:
- a CDS encoding MFS transporter produces the protein MSEPSPPSNPPGKSPVEAAAGTPADKWSPRLALLVAATFFMEFLDGTVLTTAVPSIAADFSVPSADVNITMTAYLMTVAMGIPLSGWLAERFGARWVFCLAIATFTVASLICAVSQDLTMLTLSRVLQGAGGAMMVPVGTLVVLRGTAKKDLLRATAYLVWPGLLAPVLAPLVGGALTTFLSWHWIFLINLPLGLAAFLVALRLVPTAPGDDSRRLDWRGLALTCLGVGCLVVGMELAGGRGSDAFAALSLTGGLLFLGLAVWWLRRAPFPLFDLGVFSTRTFRATSTGGFMYRLTISAVPFLLPLMFQNGFGWDPLRAGAFVAAVFVGNIGIKPATTPLIRRFGFKHVLVFASLASAATFALCAMLDPGTPELLIVALLVASGAFRSIGFSAYASVQYADVAPAQLPSANAVSATLVQLAAAAGIAVAALVIRISGASGPLLGGMLAAGEAPVAPYRAAFLAIAAMMLLSTLDSLALPRHAGAEVSRPAPAPAAEPLRRRRA, from the coding sequence ATGAGTGAGCCGTCGCCCCCTTCCAACCCGCCCGGGAAAAGTCCCGTGGAGGCAGCGGCGGGCACTCCCGCGGACAAGTGGAGTCCCCGGCTGGCCCTGCTGGTGGCAGCCACGTTTTTTATGGAGTTCCTGGACGGCACCGTCCTGACCACCGCGGTGCCCAGCATCGCGGCGGACTTTTCAGTCCCGTCAGCAGACGTCAACATCACCATGACGGCCTACCTGATGACCGTGGCAATGGGGATCCCGCTCAGCGGCTGGCTGGCCGAGCGCTTCGGCGCGCGGTGGGTCTTCTGCCTGGCGATCGCGACGTTCACTGTGGCCTCACTGATCTGCGCAGTGAGCCAGGACCTGACCATGCTGACCCTTAGCAGGGTGCTGCAGGGTGCGGGCGGCGCCATGATGGTTCCCGTGGGCACGCTCGTTGTGCTCCGCGGAACCGCAAAAAAGGATCTTCTCCGCGCCACTGCCTACTTGGTGTGGCCCGGGCTGCTGGCACCGGTCCTCGCCCCCTTGGTGGGAGGCGCACTCACGACGTTCCTTTCTTGGCATTGGATCTTCCTCATCAATCTCCCGCTGGGTCTCGCGGCGTTCCTCGTGGCCCTGCGGCTGGTCCCGACCGCGCCGGGTGACGACAGCCGGCGCCTCGACTGGCGGGGACTTGCCCTCACGTGCCTGGGCGTGGGGTGCCTCGTGGTGGGTATGGAGCTCGCCGGTGGTCGCGGCTCCGATGCCTTTGCGGCCCTCAGCCTCACCGGAGGGCTACTGTTCCTTGGCCTTGCGGTCTGGTGGCTTCGGCGGGCGCCCTTCCCGCTGTTCGACCTGGGAGTCTTTTCCACCCGCACTTTCCGCGCCACGTCGACCGGCGGCTTCATGTACCGGCTGACCATCAGCGCGGTGCCTTTCCTGCTACCACTCATGTTCCAGAATGGCTTCGGCTGGGATCCGCTGCGCGCCGGAGCCTTCGTTGCCGCGGTGTTTGTCGGCAATATCGGGATAAAACCGGCCACCACTCCGCTCATCCGTCGCTTCGGCTTCAAGCACGTGCTGGTCTTCGCGTCGCTGGCGTCGGCGGCTACATTCGCGCTGTGTGCCATGCTGGACCCCGGAACCCCGGAACTGCTGATCGTAGCGCTGCTCGTAGCCAGCGGAGCTTTCCGGTCCATCGGTTTCTCGGCTTACGCCTCGGTGCAGTACGCGGACGTCGCCCCCGCCCAGCTGCCGTCCGCGAACGCTGTTTCCGCCACGCTTGTGCAGCTCGCGGCGGCAGCCGGAATCGCGGTCGCGGCCCTGGTGATACGGATTTCCGGCGCGAGCGGCCCGTTGCTGGGCGGGATGCTTGCGGCGGGAGAGGCTCCGGTGGCGCCGTACAGGGCTGCGTTCCTGGCGATTGCCGCGATGATGCTCCTAAGCACGCTGGACAGCCTTGCGCTGCCCCGCCACGCCGGAGCCGAGGTCAGCCGGCCTGCCCCAGCACCAGCGGCAGAACCGCTCCGGCGCCGGCGAGCCTGA
- a CDS encoding VOC family protein produces MPTPDHSNGAPCWIDLMTSDTEKAKDFYGTLFGWTFQTGDQEKYGGYITAAKGGKTVAGMMQKDDSMTGMPDMWSTYLRSDDAAATVRAAAQHGGQVYMEPMAVPEQGRMAMIADVTGASVGIWEPAEMKGFELAAEAGSPAWHELHTKDYAAAVKFYQDVFGWDTDVMSDTPEFRYTTLGAGDAAKAGIMDASGYLPAEVPSNWQIYFAVEDADASVEKAVSMGAQVIHAAEDTPFGRLATLADPTGAMFKIVADTGQGAQAATEA; encoded by the coding sequence ATGCCAACACCTGACCACTCCAATGGAGCACCGTGCTGGATCGATCTCATGACTTCGGATACCGAAAAGGCCAAGGACTTCTACGGGACGCTCTTCGGCTGGACCTTCCAGACCGGCGACCAGGAAAAGTACGGCGGGTACATCACGGCGGCGAAGGGCGGCAAGACCGTTGCGGGCATGATGCAGAAGGATGACTCCATGACCGGCATGCCGGACATGTGGAGCACATACCTGCGCTCGGACGACGCTGCGGCCACCGTGCGGGCCGCCGCGCAACACGGTGGACAGGTTTATATGGAGCCTATGGCTGTGCCGGAGCAGGGCCGCATGGCCATGATCGCCGACGTCACCGGCGCTTCCGTCGGAATCTGGGAGCCGGCCGAAATGAAGGGCTTTGAGCTGGCGGCCGAGGCCGGCTCCCCGGCATGGCATGAGCTCCACACCAAGGACTACGCAGCCGCGGTGAAGTTCTACCAGGACGTGTTCGGCTGGGACACCGACGTCATGAGTGACACTCCTGAGTTCCGGTACACCACGTTGGGCGCCGGGGATGCCGCCAAGGCAGGGATCATGGACGCCTCCGGCTACCTTCCCGCCGAGGTCCCGTCCAACTGGCAGATCTATTTCGCCGTTGAGGACGCCGACGCCTCGGTTGAAAAGGCCGTGTCCATGGGCGCCCAGGTCATCCACGCAGCCGAGGACACCCCGTTCGGACGGCTTGCCACCCTGGCGGACCCCACCGGCGCCATGTTCAAGATCGTGGCTGACACCGGACAGGGGGCGCAGGCTGCCACGGAGGCCTAG
- a CDS encoding ATP-dependent DNA helicase RecQ, with protein MANTQNFATLPVSDPATAGASGSGAAAGAGTREQALEVLRELVGHPAAEFHAGQFEAIEALVDGGRRALVVQRTGWGKSAVYFVSSLLLRRRGAGPTLIVSPLLALMRDQVAAAARAGVRAVAINSANQLEWDTVRQQLAADEVDVLLVSPERLTNPSFRENQLPELVRRTGLLVIDEAHCISDWGHDFRPDYRRIADLITQLPESVPVLATTATANSRVVHDIEEQLGTGVLTIRGSLGRESLRLGVLSLPDSRGRLGWLLTHLSDLPGSGIIYTLTVSAAEDTARLLAEAGHEVLAYTGRTDPADRERAEQLLKNNQVKALVATSALGMGFDKPDLGFVVHLGAPSSPVAYYQQVGRAGRGAANADVLLLPGAEDRDIWQYFATASMPSEEKAAAVLTALAEAGTAVSTVALEARVDLRRTPLELLLKVLAVDGAVERVGGGWRSTGQPWTYDAERYSRIAEARVDEQDSMVIYQDTAGCRMEYITSVLDDETAKSCGRCDNCAGQWFPADIADSAVEAAGQTLSRAGVPLEPRLQWPSGMDRLGVGVKGKIKPEENVAGGRALARLTDLGWGGALRETFAAGAPDRTVDPGMLQACVQVLKEWGAGDARTPGWSGVGRPAAIISVPSRTKPALVDSLARGISEIGRIPYLGQLQLEHGGPTGGRGGNSAYRLAGVWDRLVVGPDLEAALAGLQGQSVMLVDDLVDSRWTVTVAGRALRLAGAGAVLPLVLGQAG; from the coding sequence ATGGCCAATACCCAGAACTTTGCAACCCTTCCTGTCTCCGATCCAGCGACTGCCGGTGCTTCGGGCTCCGGTGCAGCCGCGGGCGCCGGAACGCGGGAACAGGCCCTGGAAGTACTGCGCGAGCTTGTCGGTCACCCGGCCGCGGAATTCCACGCCGGCCAGTTCGAGGCCATTGAGGCTCTCGTGGACGGCGGCCGCAGGGCGCTCGTGGTGCAGCGCACCGGCTGGGGCAAATCGGCAGTGTATTTCGTCTCTTCCCTGCTGCTGCGACGCCGCGGTGCCGGCCCCACCCTGATCGTTTCCCCGCTGCTGGCCCTCATGCGCGACCAGGTTGCGGCGGCGGCCCGGGCCGGTGTGCGGGCCGTTGCCATCAACTCCGCCAACCAGCTGGAATGGGACACGGTCCGCCAGCAGCTGGCCGCGGACGAGGTCGACGTCCTGCTGGTGTCACCGGAACGGCTTACCAACCCGTCCTTCCGGGAGAACCAGCTGCCGGAGCTGGTCCGGCGCACCGGGCTCCTGGTCATCGATGAGGCGCACTGCATCTCGGACTGGGGCCATGACTTCCGGCCCGACTACCGCCGGATCGCGGACCTGATCACCCAATTGCCCGAATCCGTGCCCGTCCTGGCCACCACGGCCACGGCCAACTCCCGGGTGGTCCACGACATTGAGGAGCAGCTGGGCACCGGGGTGCTGACCATCCGTGGCTCCCTGGGCCGCGAGTCGCTGCGTCTGGGGGTCCTGAGCCTGCCGGACTCCCGCGGCCGGCTGGGCTGGCTGCTGACACACCTTTCAGACCTGCCCGGCAGCGGCATCATCTACACGCTGACGGTGTCCGCCGCAGAGGACACGGCCCGCCTCCTGGCCGAAGCCGGGCACGAAGTGCTCGCCTACACCGGCCGCACGGACCCCGCAGACCGGGAACGTGCCGAACAGCTCCTCAAGAACAACCAGGTCAAGGCCCTCGTGGCCACCTCCGCCCTCGGGATGGGCTTCGACAAGCCGGACCTCGGCTTTGTGGTGCACCTGGGCGCACCGTCCTCGCCGGTGGCCTACTACCAGCAGGTGGGCCGCGCGGGCCGAGGTGCCGCCAACGCAGATGTGCTGCTGCTGCCCGGCGCGGAGGACCGCGACATCTGGCAGTACTTCGCCACGGCCTCGATGCCCTCGGAGGAAAAGGCCGCGGCCGTTCTGACTGCGCTCGCCGAAGCGGGAACCGCGGTGTCCACCGTGGCGCTCGAGGCACGCGTGGACCTTCGCCGGACGCCGCTGGAACTGCTCCTGAAGGTGCTGGCCGTGGACGGGGCCGTGGAACGCGTGGGCGGCGGCTGGCGCTCCACCGGCCAGCCCTGGACGTACGACGCCGAGCGGTACAGCAGGATCGCCGAAGCCCGGGTGGACGAGCAGGATTCCATGGTCATCTACCAGGACACCGCTGGATGCCGGATGGAGTACATCACCTCGGTCCTGGACGACGAGACCGCCAAGTCCTGCGGCCGCTGCGACAACTGCGCCGGCCAATGGTTCCCGGCAGACATCGCGGACTCCGCCGTTGAAGCCGCCGGGCAGACGCTGAGCCGTGCCGGGGTGCCGCTGGAACCCAGGCTGCAGTGGCCCAGCGGCATGGACCGCCTCGGCGTGGGCGTGAAGGGCAAAATCAAGCCGGAGGAGAACGTGGCCGGCGGCCGGGCCCTGGCGCGGCTCACGGACCTCGGCTGGGGCGGTGCGCTGCGCGAGACCTTCGCGGCCGGTGCGCCGGACCGCACGGTGGATCCCGGCATGCTGCAGGCCTGCGTCCAGGTTCTGAAGGAATGGGGTGCCGGCGACGCTCGCACTCCGGGATGGAGCGGCGTCGGACGGCCGGCGGCTATCATCAGCGTGCCTTCACGCACCAAGCCGGCGCTGGTGGATTCGCTGGCCCGCGGCATCTCGGAGATCGGCCGCATCCCGTACCTCGGCCAGCTGCAGCTCGAACACGGCGGCCCCACGGGCGGCCGGGGCGGCAACAGCGCGTACCGCCTGGCCGGCGTCTGGGACCGGCTTGTCGTGGGCCCGGACCTGGAAGCGGCACTCGCCGGACTGCAGGGACAGAGTGTGATGCTCGTTGACGACCTGGTGGACAGCCGCTGGACCGTGACCGTCGCAGGAAGGGCCCTCAGGCTCGCCGGCGCCGGAGCGGTTCTGCCGCTGGTGCTGGGGCAGGCCGGCTGA
- a CDS encoding phosphomannomutase/phosphoglucomutase → MTTDKTKTFDLSASFKAYDVRGIVGESITVEIVEAVGAAFVDVLDLQGQTVLVGGDMRPSSPEFTKAFANGAATRGANVQLLDLISTDELYYACGALDAAGATFTASHNPAAYNGIKMAKAGAVPISSETGLKEIQALAEEYLNSGTIPEAASRGQIGVQDVLRSYSEYLRSLVDLRGSRPLKVVVDAGNGMAGLTTPAVLGDALLPKLPLDIVPLYFELDGTFPNHPANPLEPENLRDLQTAVVEHGADIGLAFDGDADRCFVIDERGEPVSPSAITGMVARREIARAQGLGEANPIVIHNLLTSRAVPELVERHGGRAVRTRVGHSFIKAVMAAEGAIFGGEHSAHFYFRDFWNADTGMLAAMHVLAALGEQEGPLSELGREYEPYVSSGEINSEIEDKAGAVERVRADFRAEDVNVDYLDGSTFIAADGSYWFNLRPSNTEPYLRLNVEATDRGTMELVRDRVLALVRG, encoded by the coding sequence GTGACTACGGACAAGACGAAGACTTTTGATCTCTCGGCCTCCTTCAAGGCCTACGACGTGCGCGGAATTGTGGGCGAATCCATCACCGTGGAAATCGTCGAGGCTGTGGGTGCGGCGTTCGTCGATGTCCTGGACCTGCAGGGCCAGACAGTGCTGGTCGGTGGCGACATGCGCCCGTCCTCGCCCGAGTTCACCAAGGCCTTCGCCAACGGCGCGGCCACCCGCGGAGCCAACGTGCAGCTGCTGGACCTGATCTCGACCGACGAGCTCTACTACGCCTGCGGCGCCCTCGACGCTGCCGGCGCCACGTTCACCGCGAGCCACAATCCGGCGGCGTACAACGGCATCAAGATGGCCAAGGCCGGCGCCGTGCCGATCTCCTCCGAAACCGGGCTCAAGGAGATCCAGGCCCTCGCCGAGGAGTACCTCAACTCGGGCACCATCCCCGAGGCCGCCAGCCGCGGCCAGATCGGAGTCCAGGACGTCCTCCGCAGCTATTCCGAGTACTTGCGCAGCCTCGTGGACCTGCGCGGCTCACGGCCGCTGAAGGTCGTCGTCGACGCCGGCAACGGCATGGCCGGCCTGACCACCCCGGCCGTGCTCGGCGATGCCCTGCTGCCCAAGCTTCCGCTGGATATCGTCCCGCTGTACTTCGAGCTGGACGGCACGTTCCCGAACCACCCGGCCAACCCGCTGGAGCCCGAAAACCTGCGGGACCTGCAGACCGCCGTCGTCGAGCACGGCGCGGATATCGGCCTGGCCTTCGACGGTGACGCTGACCGGTGCTTCGTCATCGACGAGCGCGGCGAGCCCGTTTCGCCCTCGGCTATCACCGGCATGGTGGCCCGCAGGGAGATCGCCCGTGCGCAGGGGCTGGGCGAAGCCAATCCCATCGTCATCCACAACCTGCTGACGTCCCGGGCCGTTCCCGAACTGGTGGAGCGCCACGGCGGCCGCGCCGTCCGGACCCGCGTGGGCCATTCCTTCATCAAGGCCGTCATGGCTGCCGAGGGAGCCATCTTCGGCGGCGAGCACTCCGCCCACTTCTACTTCCGTGACTTCTGGAACGCGGACACCGGCATGCTGGCCGCCATGCACGTCCTCGCAGCGCTGGGCGAGCAGGAGGGTCCCCTGTCGGAGCTGGGCCGTGAATACGAGCCCTACGTGTCCTCCGGCGAAATCAACTCCGAAATCGAGGACAAGGCCGGCGCCGTGGAACGGGTCCGGGCGGACTTCCGGGCCGAGGACGTCAACGTGGACTACCTGGACGGCAGCACCTTCATCGCCGCGGACGGCAGCTACTGGTTCAACCTGCGTCCTTCCAACACCGAACCGTACCTGCGCCTGAACGTCGAGGCCACGGACAGAGGCACCATGGAACTCGTCCGCGACCGCGTCCTGGCTCTGGTCCGGGGCTAG
- a CDS encoding prolyl oligopeptidase family protein yields MTTTEAAPPPAPGHPSGPVGAAGTAPEPVDENIWLEDIYGEQPLAWVREQNARTEDLLEDGQYAELEGSILEVLDSTDRIAMVGKHGQWYYNFWKDRDNPKGLWRRTSWESYRGGSPEWDILLDVDALSASEGQEWVFHGANFLRPAKGEPHRRALLALSPDGGDANRYREFDVESRSFVDPAAGGFDLPTAKGNASWLDADTLLVATTAEGLPGTTSSYARTGVKLRRGGSLAAAERVFEIPEDHMMALVAHDSTPGFERTFAVDWISFFERTTSVLRDGRWVQLDVPVDVNLSSHRDWLLFRPQKDWTVNGTAYQAGSLLAAGFEDFLAGSRELAVLFTPDARTSLQSWSWTRDFLLLNLLRDVSSEIRVLDPLRPGTDGAWASTVLDACPPLHDVNAYAVDDEDDAGDADDDGTDGTGGGSVMEREAPGAGNDFWLVATGFTTPSTLTRGTLTRGTLKQAESAEDGSGDGGPGVVSTHEAIRTSPSFFNEEAYEVQQHFAVSTDGTRVPYFQVAGKDLVLDGQNPTQLSGYGGFEVSRTPAYSGVIGRAWLERRTEGSFGPDGDGPHTRGGVYVVANIRGGGEYGPSWHRAALQENRHRAYEDFAAVAMDLISRGVTSRERLGCVGGSNGGLLVGNMLTRYPELFGAVSCGVPLLDMRRYTKLSAGYSWIAEYGDPDVPEQWEFIKTFSPYHLLRDGVEYPETFIWTATSDDRVGPVQARKMAARMQAMGIPNVWFHEALEGGHAGASDNRQAAALQSRSQHFLWRALAGDGA; encoded by the coding sequence ATGACCACCACCGAAGCTGCTCCCCCGCCCGCGCCCGGCCACCCCTCCGGACCCGTCGGCGCCGCAGGCACCGCCCCTGAACCCGTCGATGAGAACATCTGGCTGGAGGACATCTACGGCGAACAGCCATTAGCGTGGGTCCGCGAGCAGAACGCCCGGACGGAGGACCTGCTCGAGGATGGGCAGTACGCCGAACTCGAGGGCAGCATCCTGGAGGTGCTGGACTCGACCGACCGGATCGCGATGGTCGGCAAGCACGGCCAGTGGTACTACAACTTCTGGAAGGACAGGGACAACCCCAAGGGGCTGTGGCGCCGGACCAGCTGGGAGAGCTACCGCGGCGGATCACCCGAGTGGGACATCCTCCTCGATGTGGATGCGCTGTCCGCGTCGGAGGGCCAGGAATGGGTCTTCCATGGGGCCAATTTCCTCCGGCCGGCAAAGGGCGAGCCGCACCGGCGCGCCCTGCTGGCCCTCTCCCCCGACGGCGGTGACGCCAACCGCTACCGCGAGTTCGACGTCGAGTCCCGCAGCTTCGTGGACCCCGCCGCCGGCGGCTTCGACCTGCCGACGGCCAAGGGCAACGCCTCCTGGCTCGACGCCGACACGCTGCTGGTGGCCACCACCGCTGAAGGACTGCCCGGCACGACGTCCTCCTACGCCCGCACCGGCGTGAAACTGCGCCGCGGCGGCTCCCTGGCCGCGGCAGAGCGGGTATTCGAGATCCCCGAAGACCACATGATGGCGCTTGTCGCCCACGACTCCACCCCCGGCTTCGAGCGGACCTTCGCCGTGGACTGGATCAGCTTTTTCGAGCGGACCACCTCGGTGCTGCGGGACGGCCGCTGGGTGCAGCTCGATGTCCCCGTGGATGTGAACCTCAGCTCGCACCGCGACTGGCTGCTGTTCCGGCCGCAGAAGGACTGGACGGTCAACGGGACGGCGTACCAGGCGGGGTCCCTGCTCGCCGCCGGGTTCGAGGACTTCCTGGCAGGCAGCCGGGAGCTCGCCGTGCTGTTCACTCCGGATGCCCGCACCTCGCTGCAGTCCTGGAGCTGGACCCGGGACTTCCTGCTGCTGAACCTGCTCCGCGACGTGTCCTCGGAAATCCGTGTCCTTGATCCGCTGCGGCCCGGCACCGACGGCGCCTGGGCCTCGACCGTCCTGGACGCCTGCCCGCCGCTGCATGACGTCAACGCATACGCGGTCGACGATGAGGACGACGCCGGGGACGCCGACGACGACGGCACCGACGGTACCGGTGGCGGCTCCGTGATGGAACGCGAAGCCCCCGGCGCCGGAAACGACTTCTGGCTCGTGGCCACGGGGTTCACCACGCCCAGCACCCTAACCCGCGGCACCCTCACCCGCGGAACGCTGAAACAAGCGGAGAGCGCCGAGGACGGCAGCGGCGACGGCGGCCCCGGCGTGGTCAGCACGCACGAGGCGATCCGCACCTCGCCGTCGTTCTTCAACGAGGAGGCCTACGAGGTCCAGCAGCACTTCGCAGTGTCCACGGACGGCACCCGGGTGCCGTACTTCCAAGTGGCCGGCAAGGACCTTGTGCTCGACGGCCAGAACCCGACCCAGCTCTCCGGCTACGGCGGGTTCGAGGTTTCCCGGACCCCCGCCTACAGCGGCGTGATCGGCCGCGCCTGGCTGGAGCGCCGCACGGAAGGGTCGTTCGGCCCCGACGGCGACGGACCGCACACCCGCGGGGGCGTCTACGTCGTGGCCAACATCCGCGGTGGCGGTGAATACGGCCCGTCCTGGCACCGAGCCGCGCTGCAGGAGAACCGCCACCGGGCGTACGAGGACTTCGCCGCTGTGGCTATGGACCTCATTTCCCGCGGCGTCACCTCCCGGGAGCGCCTCGGCTGCGTGGGCGGGTCCAATGGCGGCCTGCTGGTGGGCAATATGCTCACCCGCTACCCGGAACTGTTCGGAGCCGTGTCCTGTGGTGTGCCGCTGCTGGACATGCGCCGCTACACCAAGCTGTCCGCGGGCTACTCCTGGATCGCCGAATACGGCGACCCGGACGTTCCTGAGCAGTGGGAGTTCATCAAGACCTTCTCGCCGTACCACCTGCTCCGCGACGGCGTGGAGTACCCGGAAACCTTCATCTGGACCGCCACCTCGGATGACCGCGTCGGCCCGGTCCAGGCCCGGAAGATGGCCGCACGGATGCAGGCCATGGGAATCCCCAATGTCTGGTTCCATGAAGCGCTCGAAGGCGGCCACGCGGGCGCCTCCGACAACCGCCAGGCCGCGGCGCTGCAAAGCCGCAGCCAGCACTTCCTGTGGCGGGCGCTGGCCGGAGACGGAGCCTGA
- a CDS encoding FAD/NAD(P)-binding domain-containing protein yields MVISQSIRTALIGAGPRGTSVLERLLANWAPATPGATLHIDVIDPHPAGPGHVWQPGQSRLYLMNTQSFYPTIVPEDPELAAPLAGCTFDRWREQQQQDPHPSLTAEERAELSRLGSADFPSRALYGRYLRSTLEELLSRLPSGVTVDFHETTAVSVRQAAADGAEAGGSSAPGGGRPGSRKFDVVLRGGAVLTVDAVVLALGHLESRLNPEQRELKAAAEDLGLLYLPPAAPADVDWSRVPAAEPVLVRGMGLNFFDVMGQLTEGRGGTFVPGEDGRLSYRPSGREPLIIAASRRGTPYRAKAALDGYYPQAVMLRYCTEGALSRFAEAGIQPAFDHDLWPLLHRDAIWAYYSTLARSQPGAVLTDPDQFLQTLEESLRPHAHSAAKWEDAVEDVIDLQVRPAHRLDLLGLAAPLAGRSFGSRAELDAAVVEYLLDDARRSALGEDDPVKMAIGALHHGRAVLKTAVADGGITDESWVAGLRGWFESFVEGLASGPPALRAEQLAALARAGVVRFVGPDPKFGVDRKAGTFTAASPWVGAPGSHGAAHPGSGGTGAGDAQGEPVAAASLIEALAPANRVTINESPLLEQLLKEGLVRPRLMMTVEGVPVQTTGLDVVPHPYRPVGSNGSVTDGLYVLGLQLSAAQWGTAIAAEARQKNGPAYRSGQRTLRDADEIARDILGL; encoded by the coding sequence GTGGTCATATCGCAAAGCATCCGGACGGCACTGATAGGAGCCGGTCCCCGGGGCACAAGTGTGCTGGAGCGGCTGCTTGCGAACTGGGCACCGGCAACCCCTGGCGCCACCCTCCACATCGACGTGATTGATCCCCACCCTGCCGGCCCGGGCCATGTGTGGCAGCCCGGCCAGTCCCGCTTGTACCTGATGAACACGCAGTCGTTCTACCCGACGATCGTTCCCGAGGACCCGGAGCTGGCGGCCCCGCTGGCCGGGTGCACCTTTGACCGCTGGCGCGAACAGCAGCAGCAGGATCCTCACCCCTCGCTCACCGCGGAGGAACGCGCCGAACTGTCACGGCTGGGCTCCGCGGACTTTCCCAGCCGCGCCCTGTATGGCCGCTACCTGCGGTCCACACTCGAAGAACTGCTCTCCCGGTTGCCCTCCGGGGTCACAGTGGACTTTCACGAAACGACGGCGGTCTCCGTCCGGCAGGCGGCCGCGGACGGGGCGGAAGCGGGCGGCAGCAGCGCACCGGGAGGCGGCCGGCCGGGGAGCCGGAAGTTCGACGTCGTACTGCGGGGCGGAGCGGTGCTCACCGTCGACGCGGTGGTGCTGGCGCTTGGCCACCTCGAGTCGCGGCTCAACCCGGAACAGCGCGAACTCAAGGCCGCCGCCGAGGACCTGGGATTGCTCTACCTCCCGCCTGCCGCGCCGGCGGACGTCGACTGGTCCCGGGTGCCGGCGGCAGAGCCGGTGTTGGTTCGGGGCATGGGCCTGAACTTCTTCGACGTCATGGGGCAGCTGACCGAAGGCCGTGGCGGTACCTTTGTCCCCGGGGAGGACGGCCGCCTGAGCTACCGGCCCTCCGGCCGCGAGCCCCTCATCATCGCGGCCTCCCGCCGGGGCACCCCCTACAGGGCCAAGGCCGCGCTCGACGGGTATTACCCGCAGGCTGTGATGCTGCGGTACTGCACCGAGGGCGCGCTGTCCCGGTTCGCGGAGGCGGGGATCCAGCCCGCCTTCGACCATGATCTGTGGCCACTCCTGCACCGCGACGCCATCTGGGCCTACTATTCGACGCTCGCCCGCTCGCAACCGGGCGCCGTCCTCACCGATCCCGATCAGTTCCTTCAAACTCTGGAAGAGTCCCTGCGCCCCCATGCGCACAGCGCCGCCAAGTGGGAGGATGCGGTTGAGGATGTGATCGATTTGCAGGTCCGGCCGGCCCACCGGCTGGACCTGCTGGGTCTGGCGGCGCCGCTGGCGGGCCGCTCGTTCGGCTCCCGTGCCGAGCTGGACGCAGCCGTCGTGGAGTACCTCCTCGATGATGCCCGGCGTTCCGCGCTCGGTGAGGACGACCCGGTGAAGATGGCGATCGGAGCCCTGCATCATGGCCGGGCCGTACTCAAGACGGCGGTGGCCGACGGCGGCATCACCGACGAATCCTGGGTGGCCGGGCTCCGAGGCTGGTTCGAATCCTTTGTGGAAGGCCTGGCCAGCGGCCCGCCCGCGCTGCGCGCGGAACAGCTGGCAGCACTGGCCCGGGCCGGCGTCGTCCGCTTCGTGGGACCGGACCCGAAGTTCGGGGTGGACCGCAAAGCAGGGACCTTCACGGCGGCCTCGCCGTGGGTGGGCGCCCCGGGCAGCCACGGCGCCGCGCACCCGGGCTCCGGCGGGACCGGCGCCGGCGATGCCCAGGGCGAGCCCGTGGCAGCCGCATCCCTGATTGAAGCGCTCGCCCCGGCCAACCGGGTCACCATCAACGAGTCACCGTTGCTGGAACAGTTGCTCAAGGAGGGGCTGGTGCGGCCGCGCCTGATGATGACGGTGGAAGGCGTCCCGGTGCAGACCACCGGCCTGGACGTGGTTCCGCATCCGTACCGCCCGGTGGGCTCCAACGGTTCCGTGACGGACGGCCTCTACGTCCTTGGGCTGCAGCTGTCGGCCGCGCAGTGGGGAACGGCCATCGCCGCCGAGGCCCGGCAGAAGAACGGCCCGGCCTACCGCAGCGGCCAGCGCACCCTGCGTGACGCCGACGAAATCGCCCGCGACATCCTAGGTCTCTGA